In Haliscomenobacter hydrossis DSM 1100, the DNA window CGGTGGGTACCCAAACCCTTCCACTCACCGGAGTGGTAGATTTTGGAGAAACCGAGGATGGGGAGGTATTTGTGGTTTCCAATACCCGGAACAGTGTTTCCCGCCTGACTTCAACGGGGACTACCTCCAGCAAAAATCCTCAGGCAGGCAAAGCCCTGGCCAGTATTTATCCTACCCTGATCAGTGATGGTTTTGTACGCGTCCAATTGAATGTCCCAACCTTTTATCAATATTTTGAATTGATCGATATGAACGGGCGACAGCTTTTAAAAGCTGACCTTTCCAAACAAACGGGCACCCGTACCATCGCGCTGAGCCCGAACCTGGCTACGGGCATGTATGTGGCGAAAGTAAGCAGCAATTTGGGGGTGACGGTGCAGAAGGTGTACATTCAATAGTTGGAAGATTTTCTACCACAGATTTCACAGATTTTCACAGATTATTTTCGAATAAAATCTACCCAAAAATCTGTGAAAATCCGTGAAATCCGTGGTGATTTTTTTTTACGGTTACAAATGCGCGCCCAAAAACGCCTCCAATTCCCCCATCTCCACATCTTGTATAAACTGCCCTTCATAGGCCCAACTAATCCGTCCCGTTTCTTCAGACACCACCACTGCTGCCACATTCAATTGTTCAGTCACCCCGATGGCTGCACGGTGGCGCAAACCCGCTTTTTGCGGCAGGTCTGCTTTTTCGGATAGCGGCAACACCCCTCCGGCGGATACTATTTTTCCTTTGCGCAAAATGACCGCTCCATCGTGCAGGGGGCTGGTTTTATTAAAAATACTTTCCAACAATTGTTCACTAATCAGGGCATCGATGCGGACACCGGAATACGCCAGGTTTTCCAGGTTCGCGTCTTTGGCCAATACAATCAGGGCGCCCGTTTGTTGTTCGCTCAGGTGCTGCAAAGCGGTTTTGACCGCCATCACTTCTCGGCTCATATCTTGTAGTGTTGCCGGGGTATTGCGGCCCAACAGGATTTTGACCAAAAAATTGGAGCGTTGTTGGAGGGCACTTTTTCCCAGCAACAACAAAAAATTGCGTACTTCCTGCTGAAAAATGATCACGATGACGATGACCCCTACGCTGACAAACTTGTCCAACACCGCCGACAACAGTTGCATTTCCAATTGCCGCACCAACCAGTAAAAAACGTACAGCGTGAGTACGCCGATGAAGATGTTGAAGGCAATGTTTCCGCGCAACAAGCGGTAAATGAGGTAGATCAAATACCCCACAATCAAGATATCCAATAAGTCCCAAATACGAATGGGCAAAAACCCGATTTTGAAGAGTAACAGCATATTTTTTGTTGAACATGCAAAAATGATACAATTACACCAGTCTTGTCCACTTTTCCGCGCTAATTATCGTTATTTTTGTGCATAAACCACGTCTCAAGTATTTACACTGGAGAACCGGAAACCCAAACACACGCTTACGCCACCCACAAGTATGAAAACAAGTCTATACTTACTCTTCCTTTGCCTGAGTTGCTGGTCTTTGTCGGCACAGGTCATTCGTCAAAATGCCCAAGGCGAAAAGATTATTGTTTACCCCGATGGGAGTTGGAAATATTTTAATCAAAAAAGTGGCGGCGGGACCGATTACCCGGTGTACGAAGCCTCTGTCACCCCCTTCGACAATCCGGTGTTGCTCACCGAACAGGATGCCTTAAAAATTGCGACCCGTAGATCCCAGCTGGCCAAAGAAGCCGTAGATATCGCTCAGGATCGCGCCGCTAAATCTACCGAACAACGCCTGAAACTGGAACAGGAACTCACGACTGCCAGTACCCGCGAAAGCGCCGAAAGTGAAACCCTGCGTCGCTTGAACATCCGCTTGAGTGCCGCCCGCAAAACCGAGGTGGAATCCAAAACCGAAGCCCTGATCGCTCAACAGGAATTGGCCAAAGCCGATGAACTGACCCGCAAAGGCAACATCCTGGAAGTGTTTAAGATCGCCGATGCCAATCGCAAAAGCCAAATCTACTTCCCCAAAGCCGATGCCTTGTCGGCAGATTTTTTTTCCTCCATCTCCCCCAGTACGCCCTATTACCAGGATTTTGTCAAAACCAATCCGTATTACGGTCTGGAAAAACAGGTGCAATGCAAATTCAAGTTCAACGGCAAAGATCAGACCACCGGACGTTATCGTAAAGAAATGGAGGCCCAACATTTGTTTAGTTTTACCGATGAAAAACTGCGCATTTTCCTCAAAGACAAAGAATACCTGAGCTGCAAAGGTTACTTGAGCAGCCTCGACGGTGGCTATCGTTTTTTAACCCTGGAATTTACTTTTTCCACTCCCAATGCCAAAGAAGCATATGGATTCATTGAAAAAGGCAGCATCCTGACCATTCGCCTGATCAACGGTGATTTCATCAACCTGCGCTCGGGAACCATGGATCGCGGTAGCTTTGATACCCGGGAAAACCTCTTGACCTACCGCGTCCACTACGGCATCGCGCAGGATCAACTCGGTTTTTTGGAAAAAAGTGAAGTCGATAAAATTCGCGTATTTTGGAGCAGCGGCTACGAAGAATACGAAGTATACCAGCTTGATTTTTTTATGAAACAACTGACTTGTCTGGACAAATAAATGGATAAATGAGAACCCTTCTACTGATTGATTTACAGAATGACTTCTGCCCTGGCGGCGCACTGGCTGTGGAAGAAGGAAACCTACTGATCCCCATTGCCAATGACTTGATGCCACGTTTTGATCTGGTACTGGCTACCCAAGACTGGCATCCGGCTACACATGGCAGTTTTGCCGCCAATCACCCCTGGCGCAAACCCGGCCAGGTGATCGATTTACATGGCTTGTCTCAGGTGCTTTGGCCGATCCATTGCGTACAAGAAAGTTTTGGTGCCGAGTTTGTCCCCACGCTGAATACTACGGGTATCCACCAAGTTTTTGTCAAAGGCACCGATCCGGAAATCGACAGCTACAGTGGATTTTTTGACAACGGCCACCGCAAAGCAACTGGCCTGGGCGATTACCTGAAAGCACAAGGTGTGGATGAACTGTACGTCATGGGCATTGCCACCGATTATTGCGTGAAATTCACGGTATTGGACGCTTTAGAACTGGGTTTCAAGGTCAATTTGATCCAAGACGCCTGTCGGGGTGTTAACTTAAAAGCAGGCGACGTTGCACAGGCTTTACTGGACATGCAAAGCAAAGGAGCAAATTTAATAACGTCAAATGCCGTATAAGTTCAACCCGTTATGTTAAAATTTTATAAATTTCTCCCCAAAAAGGGTTAAAACCGTAGTTCAAAACGTTGGGAATGCATCCAATCAATTGGTCTACAGTAAATAAAATCCCTAAACGGATAATCAATCTAAGATGATGACCAAAAAGGTTCTTTTATTGCCTTTACTGCTGCTGAGTTTCCTCTCCCTATGGGGCCAGCAAACGGCAGTGTACACCGAAGCCAACCGAGCTTTCAAAAGAGGCGTCACCCTCTATGAGCAAGGCGTATTGGCCAAAGCCAAACGCGAATTCCAAAAAGCCATTGACCTGACGCTACCCATCAATGAAACCGCTGCCGAGAGTTTTCGGACGCGGGCCGCTTTGTACATGGCCAAATGTGCCGTGGAATTGCGCCTCAAAGAAGGGGAAGTAATGACCATGGATTTCATTCGCTCCTTCCGGCCCGACCCGGAATATCAGGAAGCTCTGATGGATATGGGCAACTACTACTTCAACGTAGGAGAATACGCCAAATCCCTGGAATTTTACAACGAGGTGCCTACGCTGGGGATGTCCAAAGGCGCCCTGACCCAGATGCGCTTCCGCCAGGGTTACAGCAATTTTGCGCTCAAGGAATTTAATCTGGCCAAATCTTTTTTCCGCGATGTGATTGCGGAAGCCGATGGCGATTATTATGCGCCTTCCAATTATTACATGGGGCTTTCTTCTTTTTTTGAACAAGATTACGCGCAGGCGGCTTCTTCCCTGCAAATTGTGGAAAACAACCCGACCTACCGACCTTATATTCCTTTCTATTTGACCCAAATTCTGTTTGCCCAAAAGAAATATCAGGATGTGATTGCTTATGCAGAGCCCAAAGCCAACGACAAAGGCATTCGCGACCTGAAAGAAATTCAGCAACTCGTGGGTCAATCGTACTTTGAATTGGGCAATTACCAACGGGCGCTGCCTTATCTGGAATACTACCAGGAGAATTCCAAAAAACTGCGTGAAGAGGAATTGTACCAAATTGGCTACACCCAATACCAGACGGGTAATTTCCAAAAAGCCATTCAAACCTTGCGCCCCCTTTCCGGAGCGGAATCTCCGATTGGTCAAAATGCCATGTTCTATTTGGCGGATTGCTACCTTAAAGTAGGCCAGAAGAACAATGCACTCAATGCCCTGGCGGCGGCCAAACGTTTGAATTTTGACCCGCTCATCAAAGAAGAAGCCAGTTTCAACTACGCCAAATTGGCTTACGAGCTCAATCAACCCCGCGAAGCCGTAGCCACTTTGCAAGACTTTGCCCCCAATTCGCGCTATTATCAGGATGCGCAAAGGTTGTTGGCCGATGTGCTGCTCAATTACCGCGATTATCAGCAATCCCTGGAGATCATCAACGATGTACGCCGTCGGAACGGCGGTGGACTGCCCCCACAAATGCAGGCCACGTACCAAAAAGTAGCCGTTAACCGGGGCATGCAGTTGTTGCAAAACAACGAAAACCAGGCCGCGCGTGAAATTTTGCAAAAATCACTGGAAAATCCAATCGATTTGAGCGTACAGGCCGTGGCCTTGTTTTGGCTGGGCGATGTTGCCCACCGGGAAAAAAATTACCAGGAAAGTGCCCAGTACATGGATCGCTTCCTGGGCTTAACCCGCAGCATCAGCAACCTTCCCGAGGAATCTTCGGTGGCTACTGCCAATTACATCCAGGGCTACAACCTGATCAAGCAGGACAACTACGAGCGGGCACGCGGCTTTTTCCAGGCTGCGGTAGACGGGATCAACCGCAACCGTGGCCAGTACCGCAACGATAAAATTGCCAACAACGTTTTGGGCGATGCTACCCTGCGTTTGGGAGACTCGTATTTCAAATTTAACCAGTACGACAACGCCTTGCGGTATTACAACGAGGCCATCGACCGCAAATCGGCGAACTTTGACTACGCCATTTACCAAAAAGCCATCATTGAAGGTTTACGGGGTCGGCGTACGGAAGAAATTGTCTCCCTGGAGCGCCTGACCCGCGATTTCCCTGGCTCAGAATTTGCCGATGATGCCTTGTTGCGTATCGGACAAACTTACCAGGAAATTGGCCGCTCTAATGATGCCATTCCTCACCTGCAAAATCTGGTTACCAAATACCGGGGCAAATCTCCGCTGGTCAACCAGGGATTTTTGGCCCTCGGCCTGATCAATTACAATGCCGGCAATTACGACGGTGCGATCAACTACTACAAACAAGTATTTAAAAACAGTCCAGAACCCACCGAAGCCAATTTGGCCCGGGCTTCCCTCGAAGAGATCTACGTCAAGGATCTGGGCAAACCCGGCGAGTATTTTGCCTTTTTAGAAACCATTCCGGGCTACAAAGTGGACAACCTCAAGCGCGATTCGGTCAACTTCCGCGCCGCTGAGATCAAATACGAAAATGGAGACTATCCCCGCGCAATTGAAGGTTACACCAGCTAT includes these proteins:
- the pncA gene encoding bifunctional nicotinamidase/pyrazinamidase, with amino-acid sequence MRTLLLIDLQNDFCPGGALAVEEGNLLIPIANDLMPRFDLVLATQDWHPATHGSFAANHPWRKPGQVIDLHGLSQVLWPIHCVQESFGAEFVPTLNTTGIHQVFVKGTDPEIDSYSGFFDNGHRKATGLGDYLKAQGVDELYVMGIATDYCVKFTVLDALELGFKVNLIQDACRGVNLKAGDVAQALLDMQSKGANLITSNAV
- a CDS encoding tetratricopeptide repeat protein, which codes for MMTKKVLLLPLLLLSFLSLWGQQTAVYTEANRAFKRGVTLYEQGVLAKAKREFQKAIDLTLPINETAAESFRTRAALYMAKCAVELRLKEGEVMTMDFIRSFRPDPEYQEALMDMGNYYFNVGEYAKSLEFYNEVPTLGMSKGALTQMRFRQGYSNFALKEFNLAKSFFRDVIAEADGDYYAPSNYYMGLSSFFEQDYAQAASSLQIVENNPTYRPYIPFYLTQILFAQKKYQDVIAYAEPKANDKGIRDLKEIQQLVGQSYFELGNYQRALPYLEYYQENSKKLREEELYQIGYTQYQTGNFQKAIQTLRPLSGAESPIGQNAMFYLADCYLKVGQKNNALNALAAAKRLNFDPLIKEEASFNYAKLAYELNQPREAVATLQDFAPNSRYYQDAQRLLADVLLNYRDYQQSLEIINDVRRRNGGGLPPQMQATYQKVAVNRGMQLLQNNENQAAREILQKSLENPIDLSVQAVALFWLGDVAHREKNYQESAQYMDRFLGLTRSISNLPEESSVATANYIQGYNLIKQDNYERARGFFQAAVDGINRNRGQYRNDKIANNVLGDATLRLGDSYFKFNQYDNALRYYNEAIDRKSANFDYAIYQKAIIEGLRGRRTEEIVSLERLTRDFPGSEFADDALLRIGQTYQEIGRSNDAIPHLQNLVTKYRGKSPLVNQGFLALGLINYNAGNYDGAINYYKQVFKNSPEPTEANLARASLEEIYVKDLGKPGEYFAFLETIPGYKVDNLKRDSVNFRAAEIKYENGDYPRAIEGYTSYIRSFPQGLYLSTAYYHRGDAYVATQQYSLALKDYDWLILQGAGKNYAKALEKGAVIAYNSELDFNKAFRYYSDLEKATTDENLIFEAQLGAMRSAYRAGNKAAVASLAQKVASNPRANASQIATANFYIGKQAFDNNDFTNAIPALQKVIQTSDNEQTAEARYLIAFINYKQRNLDRAQQLCLEANQKSSAYPFWVAKSVLLLADVFADKGDLYNAKAVLEALLENFDDDKDVVNTAKTRLAQINKQIEASSPLNKTPESNVLEFQKSGGGR
- the cdaA gene encoding diadenylate cyclase CdaA, with translation MLLLFKIGFLPIRIWDLLDILIVGYLIYLIYRLLRGNIAFNIFIGVLTLYVFYWLVRQLEMQLLSAVLDKFVSVGVIVIVIIFQQEVRNFLLLLGKSALQQRSNFLVKILLGRNTPATLQDMSREVMAVKTALQHLSEQQTGALIVLAKDANLENLAYSGVRIDALISEQLLESIFNKTSPLHDGAVILRKGKIVSAGGVLPLSEKADLPQKAGLRHRAAIGVTEQLNVAAVVVSEETGRISWAYEGQFIQDVEMGELEAFLGAHL